The stretch of DNA ATTGTCTTTTGCTTTTTGATACTGCCCGACCAAAATAAATAAGGCGAGAAGCCGTTCTTCATTGATTGGTGAGTCAAACAAAACTTGTATTTCAGATAAAGATAAGTTGTTATAACTTTTGGCAATTATCCGTAATGTTGGAACCTTCACGCCAATAAATTGATCATGCTCCGCATAGTGCCCAACACCTGTTTTAAAAAAAGCTGAATGCCGTTCCTTGGGAATGCTAATCGATTGTTGCAGAAGATTTTTTATAGCGATTATATTGGTCATTTATTTTTTCTTTCATGCTCAAGAAGCCATGTTTTACGACCAATACCACCACCATATCCACCTAATTTTCCATCACTATTAATAATGCGGTGGCATGGAATCACGATAGCAATTTGATTAGCTCCATTGGCATTGGCGACAGCTCGACTTGCTGATGGCTTACCAATCTGAATTGCTTGCGCTAAATAACTTCTCGTCTCTCCATATGGAATGAGCGTTAACATCTCCCAAGCAAGTTTTTGAAATGGACTTCCCAAAAGAAATATTGGTGTTTCAAAAATTTTTAGCGTACCGTCAAAGTATAACTTAAGCTCTCTTTGGATAGAAGTAATTGGATCTGTAGTTCCAGCGATAATAGCAGACTTCGTTGTGATACACAGCCTTTCTACCTCTCGCTCGAGACCTCGACATTCAAGAAATTCCAAGAGGTATAGAAACCGTTCATCGGCAATTGCAAGCATTGGACCAAGCGGCGTGTCTAACGAAGATGCCTTAAGAATATTAGTATGCTTGCCAAAATGCGTGGGTACTGCTCTAATAATTTTAGAAAATGCATCACTCAATCCGCTTCTTGATTCATACCCAGCGTTCACCCGATAAAATTCATGCTTTTTTTCTTCTGATAACATTTTGGCCCCGCGCGACAGCGATTTGTAATTTTAATATTATGATGTTCATCATTATAACGCATTTATTAGAACATGCGGCTGAAAATCAGGCACTGATTTTAATTAACGCGAACTCGATAATTAAAAGCCATTGATTTGTGCTACAGGACAAGCATAAATTGATGGCTTTCTAGAATCAAACTTATAAGCGCATAACGTCGCAAGTAAATGTCCAAGAAAATTATCTTTTGATCGATGCCGAGAGTGTTCTAAATGATAGGATTCTTTGAGCTTTGAAAATACAGATTCTATCACTGCTCGCTTTCGTAAAAGCATTTTTTCTTCAAAATCCATAAGCTTATTTTTCATATTTTTTCTAATTTTTGTAATCAATTTGATCCCCTTGTTCCAGAGATTTTTGAAATTTTTTGTCGAAAGATATCCTCGATCACCAACGAGTTTACCTGTTAATCCTGTTGTTAATTTGTCTATAACTTTTTCGTTGGCGTCGTGGATATTGCCGGGTGTTAAGTAAAAACTAACAATTTCCCCGTACATGTTGATAATCAGGTGAAGCTTCATTCCGAAAAACCACCCCGTAGATGTTTTTCCCTTTTGCGAAAATCCATCAAATACTTTGTGGCTTGATGCTCTATAAATGTTGCATACTTCGTATGAAGTTGAGTCGATAAAATTTACTGGCGTTGGCTTTCCTAAGCATCTTGAACAAAGAAATCCCAATATTTCCTGCAGCATTTTTCCGATTAACTCAAGGATCTATTATAGCTCACCACGCAATCAAAAGCTGATTTTAACCACCCTAAGACATCCATTTCATAGTAATCTTTGAATGTTGAGCGCTTAGAAAAATTATAAAAAATAAGAATTGTTATCGCATCAGCTTTTGTCATTTTTTGTTTTCTGCCGAGGTTTTTTTGCTCTTCACGGGCCAATATTCGACTTCTAAAATCAGCTTTTTTTAAAAAATCATAAACTTCACAAAAAATTTTTGTTAACATCATTACGCTTCCCTTTCTTGTTTGAGGTTGTGATTATCCTCTAGGGAAGCATATTTTTTTTGTTTTTCAAATTATCGAGTTC from Candidatus Dependentiae bacterium encodes:
- a CDS encoding IS982 family transposase; protein product: MGFLCSRCLGKPTPVNFIDSTSYEVCNIYRASSHKVFDGFSQKGKTSTGWFFGMKLHLIINMYGEIVSFYLTPGNIHDANEKVIDKLTTGLTGKLVGDRGYLSTKNFKNLWNKGIKLITKIRKNMKNKLMDFEEKMLLRKRAVIESVFSKLKESYHLEHSRHRSKDNFLGHLLATLCAYKFDSRKPSIYACPVAQINGF
- a CDS encoding methylated-DNA--[protein]-cysteine S-methyltransferase → MLSEEKKHEFYRVNAGYESRSGLSDAFSKIIRAVPTHFGKHTNILKASSLDTPLGPMLAIADERFLYLLEFLECRGLEREVERLCITTKSAIIAGTTDPITSIQRELKLYFDGTLKIFETPIFLLGSPFQKLAWEMLTLIPYGETRSYLAQAIQIGKPSASRAVANANGANQIAIVIPCHRIINSDGKLGGYGGGIGRKTWLLEHERKNK